The Solanum lycopersicum chromosome 6, SLM_r2.1 genome has a window encoding:
- the LOC101250605 gene encoding uncharacterized protein isoform X1: MGKKERAQERREQRRQEISLLRTIPYSDQQRWWSNETIAVVTGSNRGIGFEIAHQLASHGLTVVLTSRETRVGEEATKIMQEKGLNVVFHQLDIVDPVSVETFSDWIKENYGGLDILINNAGVNFNFGTDNSVEYAETVIQTNYFGTKSMTKAMIPLMRPSPFGARIVNVTSRLGRLNGRRNRIANVSLRQQLEDVDSLSEELIDSTVNSFLEQVKNGTWESGGWPQVFTDYSLSKLAANAYTRLMARILSDQPEGHKIYMNCYCPGWVKTAMTDWAGHTSPEVAADTAVWLALTSDQIVSGKFFAERREINF; encoded by the exons ATGGGTAAAAAGGAGAGGGCGCAAGAGAGAAGAGAGCAGAGACGCCAAGAGATCTCTCTTCTCCGTACTATTCCTTATTCTGATCAACAAAG ATGGTGGTCAAATGAAACTATCGCTGTCGTGACTGGTTCAAACAGAGGAATTGGTTTTGAAATTGCTCACCAACTGGCCTCACATGGCTTAACAGTAGTTCTTACATCACGAGAGACTCGTGTTGGTGAAGAAGCAACGAAAATCATGCAAGAAAAAGGTTTGAATGTGGTATTTCATCAATTGGATATTGTAGACCCTGTATCAGTTGAAACATTTTCTGACTGGATAAAGGAAAACTATGGTGGCTTAGATATACTG ATCAATAATGCAGGAGTCAATTTCAATTTCGGCACAGATAATTCAGTGGAATATGCAGAAACTGTTATTCAGACCAACTACTTTGGCACCAAAAGTATGACTAAAGCTATGATTCCATTAATGAGGCCGTCTCCTTTTGGCGCTCGAATTGTTAATGTGACCTCACGACTGGGGAGACTTAACGGCAGAAGGAAT AGAATTGCAAATGTCAGCTTGAGACAACAACTGGAGGATGTGGATTCTCTATCAGAGGAACTGATTGATAGTACTGTGAACTCATTTTTGGAACAAGTAAAAAATGGAACTTGGGAATCTGGGGGATGGCCACAAGTATTCACAGACTACTCATTGTCGAAGCTTGCTGCTAATGCTTACACCAGGCTAATGGCAAGAATACTTTCTGACCAGCCAGAGGGCCATAAGATATATATGAATTGCTATTGCCCAGGTTGGGTGAAGACTGCCATGACTGATTGGGCTGGGCATACATCTCCTGAAGTAGCTGCTGATACTGCAGTCTGGCTTGCTCTTACCTCAGATCAGATTGTGAGTGGTAAGTTTTTTGCTGAGAGGCGtgaaataaacttctaa
- the LOC101250605 gene encoding uncharacterized protein isoform X2: MIFRWWSNETIAVVTGSNRGIGFEIAHQLASHGLTVVLTSRETRVGEEATKIMQEKGLNVVFHQLDIVDPVSVETFSDWIKENYGGLDILINNAGVNFNFGTDNSVEYAETVIQTNYFGTKSMTKAMIPLMRPSPFGARIVNVTSRLGRLNGRRNRIANVSLRQQLEDVDSLSEELIDSTVNSFLEQVKNGTWESGGWPQVFTDYSLSKLAANAYTRLMARILSDQPEGHKIYMNCYCPGWVKTAMTDWAGHTSPEVAADTAVWLALTSDQIVSGKFFAERREINF; the protein is encoded by the exons ATGATTTTCAGATGGTGGTCAAATGAAACTATCGCTGTCGTGACTGGTTCAAACAGAGGAATTGGTTTTGAAATTGCTCACCAACTGGCCTCACATGGCTTAACAGTAGTTCTTACATCACGAGAGACTCGTGTTGGTGAAGAAGCAACGAAAATCATGCAAGAAAAAGGTTTGAATGTGGTATTTCATCAATTGGATATTGTAGACCCTGTATCAGTTGAAACATTTTCTGACTGGATAAAGGAAAACTATGGTGGCTTAGATATACTG ATCAATAATGCAGGAGTCAATTTCAATTTCGGCACAGATAATTCAGTGGAATATGCAGAAACTGTTATTCAGACCAACTACTTTGGCACCAAAAGTATGACTAAAGCTATGATTCCATTAATGAGGCCGTCTCCTTTTGGCGCTCGAATTGTTAATGTGACCTCACGACTGGGGAGACTTAACGGCAGAAGGAAT AGAATTGCAAATGTCAGCTTGAGACAACAACTGGAGGATGTGGATTCTCTATCAGAGGAACTGATTGATAGTACTGTGAACTCATTTTTGGAACAAGTAAAAAATGGAACTTGGGAATCTGGGGGATGGCCACAAGTATTCACAGACTACTCATTGTCGAAGCTTGCTGCTAATGCTTACACCAGGCTAATGGCAAGAATACTTTCTGACCAGCCAGAGGGCCATAAGATATATATGAATTGCTATTGCCCAGGTTGGGTGAAGACTGCCATGACTGATTGGGCTGGGCATACATCTCCTGAAGTAGCTGCTGATACTGCAGTCTGGCTTGCTCTTACCTCAGATCAGATTGTGAGTGGTAAGTTTTTTGCTGAGAGGCGtgaaataaacttctaa